GAACACCATCCTGGAGATGGCCGCGCACAAGGCTTCTCCTTCGAACCCCGGGGGACGGGCCCGGAAGCTCATCGTCGCCGGGTGTTTGGTGGAGCGCTATCGCAACGAGATCCAGAAGAACATCCCGGAAGTGGATGCGGTGGTGGGCACGGGGGAGCTGGAAGACATTCTGAAAGCCGCAGGAATCGCACAGCCGAGCAAGACTGTGCCACACGGCCCGTTTGTGGTCCTCCCGTCGCGTCCCGAGGGCGAGGCGCGGGAGCAGAGCGGGCGCTTCCGGCGCGACGCCTGGGAGGGCGCGCTCGCCGATCTTCCCAATTACCTCTATGACGAGACCACGCCGCGGATGCTGGCCACGCCGCGCTCCTCGGCCTACATCAAGATTGCCGAGGGCTGCGACCATCCCTGCACCTTCTGCATCATCCCGCAGCTCCGGGGCAAGTTCCGCTCGCGCAGGTTCGAGTCGGTGGTGG
The genomic region above belongs to Terriglobales bacterium and contains:
- a CDS encoding 30S ribosomal protein S12 methylthiotransferase RimO, with protein sequence MPVDEITAETCGSSAAESRRTTKPVRVGFVSLGCPKNLVDSEVMMGLLAAGGAEITTRAEDADVIVVNTCSFIETAKQESVNTILEMAAHKASPSNPGGRARKLIVAGCLVERYRNEIQKNIPEVDAVVGTGELEDILKAAGIAQPSKTVPHGPFVVLPSRPEGEAREQSGRFRRDAWEGALADLPNYLYDETTPRMLATPRSSAYIKIAEGCDHPCTFCIIPQLRGKFRSRRFESVV